The Candidatus Paceibacterota bacterium genome includes the window TCGGTAGAGCTCGTGCGTGTAGACCCACACACTCTCTCAATTGAGGTGCGAGAACAACAGCCATCAGTTCTTTGGTGTCGCGAGAGTGCCGAGGGGGCGCTTGATGAGTGTTACTTCGTGAATGAAGACGGGTTTGTGTACGCGCCGGCGCCGAACTTTACCGGCAATGTATTTTTTCGATTTTATGGGGATATCGTCGCTGATAATCCGGTCGGAGAGCACGTGTGGGGATCAGATTTTGATCGGGTGATGCTCTTGATTGGTTCTCTTGGCGACCTTAATATGGTACCGGTTGCACTCCGGCCACTTGATAGGAGTGACGTACGACTTGAGATGGAAGATGGCAGCGCGATCCTCTTTGGCAGAAAACAGCGTCCATCTGAGGTAATCGACAACCTCAACGCGGTGCTCGGTTCAGAAACGTTC containing:
- a CDS encoding FtsQ-type POTRA domain-containing protein, producing the protein MLFRRRRVRSEKLVRRRRQVILARLGVTILMVLILVGGASWLLHNPAITLTDVVIQGNHVVSDEEILRVVDKTLAGSYLLIFPRRSSLVYPERELSQRLLEDLPRIKSVELVRVDPHTLSIEVREQQPSVLWCRESAEGALDECYFVNEDGFVYAPAPNFTGNVFFRFYGDIVADNPVGEHVWGSDFDRVMLLIGSLGDLNMVPVALRPLDRSDVRLEMEDGSAILFGRKQRPSEVIDNLNAVLGSETFEGVLGEDIDYIDLRFGNKVYFKLR